In a genomic window of Salegentibacter salegens:
- a CDS encoding glycoside hydrolase family 16 protein, which yields MNRKYIILSLSLFIGLQISAQDLIWEEDFEGDSLNMENWSYETGDGCPDLCGWGNNERQIYNENYVEVKNGKLVITADKVGDKYYSGKVNTKDKFEFQYGTVEVRAKLPDGHGLWPAIWMLGDNVNEVGWPASGEIDIMEFVGRQPDTIHNALHTPASHGDTENIKTTPVKNATSEFRVFKMNWTEDAITFYIDGEKTYTFSPSEKTEETYPYRHPFYFLLNLAVGGNFGGPEVDDSIFPKQFLIDYVKVYK from the coding sequence ATGAATAGAAAGTATATAATTCTTAGTTTAAGCCTGTTTATTGGGTTACAAATTTCTGCACAGGATTTGATTTGGGAAGAAGATTTTGAAGGCGATTCCCTGAATATGGAAAACTGGAGTTACGAAACCGGAGACGGCTGCCCCGATCTTTGTGGGTGGGGAAATAACGAACGCCAGATTTATAACGAAAATTATGTTGAGGTTAAAAATGGCAAATTGGTAATTACCGCCGATAAGGTTGGTGATAAGTATTACAGCGGAAAAGTAAATACCAAAGATAAATTTGAGTTTCAATACGGCACTGTTGAGGTTAGAGCGAAATTACCCGATGGCCACGGGCTTTGGCCGGCGATCTGGATGCTGGGAGATAATGTAAATGAGGTGGGCTGGCCTGCTTCGGGAGAGATAGATATTATGGAATTTGTAGGCAGGCAGCCCGATACTATTCATAATGCACTGCATACGCCCGCAAGTCATGGAGATACCGAAAATATAAAAACCACGCCGGTAAAAAATGCAACTTCAGAATTTCGGGTGTTTAAAATGAACTGGACTGAAGATGCGATCACTTTTTATATAGATGGAGAAAAGACCTATACGTTTTCTCCTTCAGAAAAAACCGAGGAAACTTACCCTTACAGGCATCCGTTCTATTTTTTATTGAACCTTGCTGTAGGCGGTAATTTTGGTGGTCCTGAAGTTGATGATTCCATTTTTCCGAAGCAGTTTTTAATAGATTATGTAAAGGTTTATAAATAA
- a CDS encoding ATP-binding protein — MNNAKIEENKEIKRLQTLLSYNILDTPYEKDFNELAQLIALICDVPVAFIAMIDDKRQWYKAKVGIDGSETPLEETFCQYTVMQDELLEISDALLDERVKNNPHVTSENGIRFYAGMPLKAENGYNIGTVCVVDGKPGKLNDRQKQALKLLASQAMHLIEARQKNKSLGKELNNILEKRIEDTQRKLELQENENKSLMQAIKNSSGVVEFKPDGTIISLNRNFEEISGYTEKELQGSHHNMFITPADYAANKLLWEALRKCEYKTGRVRRIHKDGSEFYLQASYNPIQDLDGNVVKVVKISQDITKEIEAEISLEKAKEMAESLNEQKDNFIANVSHEIRTPIHAVLGFTDLLLENEKDTHKTNYLKAVKIAGDSLLFIVNDILDLSKMDAGLLQIDKDVFDIRDAVNRVFSILHLKAHQKKIEFEPHIADDVPTLLVGDKNRLSQVLINLLGNAIKFTSEGSVRLLVSVSKETSGLTRLNFKVSDTGIGIPTDKLDTVFHRFLQADENTSQKYGGTGLGLNISRQLIEKQGGTIEVQSEPGNGTDFIFDIPFEKATEEKGMAAAATDDLQEKYSGKILICEDSELNQRLVKALLKGKGLEVDIASNGEIALSFLKENTYDLIFMDVQMPVKNGYETTKFLRNKLELKTPIVALTANFMATERQKCAEVGMDDYLAKPFQKKQLFEKVEKWLYGERFAKQTVFN; from the coding sequence ATGAATAATGCTAAAATTGAAGAGAATAAGGAGATAAAAAGGCTTCAAACCTTGCTTTCCTATAATATTCTTGATACACCCTACGAAAAAGATTTTAATGAGCTCGCACAGCTTATTGCCCTAATTTGCGATGTACCTGTTGCTTTTATTGCCATGATAGACGATAAAAGACAGTGGTATAAAGCCAAAGTGGGTATTGATGGAAGCGAAACCCCATTAGAAGAAACATTCTGCCAATACACAGTAATGCAGGATGAACTTCTTGAAATTTCTGATGCTCTTTTAGATGAAAGGGTGAAAAACAACCCACATGTTACTTCAGAAAACGGAATTCGGTTTTATGCCGGGATGCCATTAAAGGCTGAAAATGGCTATAATATAGGGACGGTTTGTGTGGTAGATGGCAAACCAGGAAAACTTAATGACCGGCAAAAGCAAGCTTTAAAATTACTTGCCAGTCAGGCGATGCACCTCATAGAGGCCAGGCAAAAGAATAAAAGCCTGGGAAAAGAATTAAATAATATTCTCGAAAAACGAATAGAAGATACTCAAAGAAAACTCGAGCTTCAAGAAAACGAGAATAAATCTTTAATGCAGGCCATTAAAAATTCTAGCGGGGTTGTAGAGTTTAAACCCGATGGAACTATAATTTCTCTAAACCGAAATTTTGAAGAAATCTCGGGCTATACCGAAAAAGAGCTGCAGGGAAGTCATCATAATATGTTTATTACCCCGGCCGATTATGCTGCAAATAAGCTACTTTGGGAGGCTTTACGTAAATGTGAATATAAAACCGGTCGTGTGCGCAGAATACATAAAGACGGATCTGAGTTTTATTTACAGGCCTCCTACAACCCAATCCAGGATTTAGACGGGAATGTGGTGAAAGTGGTGAAGATTTCCCAGGATATTACTAAAGAAATTGAAGCTGAAATTTCCCTGGAAAAGGCTAAAGAAATGGCCGAAAGCCTTAATGAACAGAAAGATAATTTTATCGCGAATGTTAGTCACGAAATTCGTACGCCAATTCACGCAGTTTTAGGCTTTACCGATCTTTTACTGGAAAATGAAAAAGATACTCATAAAACCAATTATCTAAAAGCAGTAAAAATCGCCGGCGATTCCTTGCTTTTTATTGTTAACGATATCCTGGACCTCTCAAAGATGGATGCCGGTTTATTGCAAATAGATAAAGATGTTTTTGATATTCGGGATGCGGTAAACAGGGTGTTTTCAATTTTACATTTAAAAGCGCACCAAAAGAAAATTGAATTTGAACCACATATTGCTGATGATGTTCCAACTTTATTAGTGGGAGATAAAAACAGGCTTTCCCAGGTACTTATTAATCTTTTAGGCAATGCCATAAAATTTACTTCAGAAGGAAGCGTAAGATTATTAGTAAGTGTTAGCAAAGAAACTTCAGGATTAACTAGACTTAATTTTAAAGTTTCAGATACTGGAATTGGTATTCCGACGGATAAATTGGATACCGTTTTTCACCGTTTCTTGCAGGCAGATGAAAATACCTCACAAAAGTATGGCGGTACAGGTTTGGGACTTAATATTTCCAGGCAGCTTATCGAAAAACAGGGGGGCACAATTGAAGTACAAAGTGAACCGGGGAACGGAACCGATTTTATTTTTGACATTCCTTTTGAAAAAGCTACAGAAGAAAAAGGTATGGCGGCAGCCGCGACAGATGATTTACAGGAAAAATATTCGGGAAAAATTTTGATCTGTGAAGACAGCGAACTAAATCAACGATTGGTAAAGGCTCTTTTAAAAGGGAAAGGTCTGGAGGTAGATATTGCTTCAAATGGAGAAATAGCACTTTCATTTCTAAAGGAGAATACCTACGACTTGATTTTTATGGACGTACAAATGCCGGTTAAAAATGGCTATGAAACCACTAAATTCCTTAGAAATAAATTGGAGTTAAAAACGCCTATTGTGGCATTAACTGCCAATTTTATGGCTACTGAAAGACAAAAATGCGCTGAAGTTGGAATGGATGATTATCTAGCCAAACCTTTTCAAAAAAAACAATTGTTTGAAAAGGTTGAAAAGTGGCTCTATGGTGAAAGATTCGCGAAACAAACGGTGTTTAACTAG
- the rpmF gene encoding 50S ribosomal protein L32, whose product MAHPKRKISKTRRDKRRTHYKASVPKIATDPTTGEAHLYHRAHWHEGKLYYRGQVLIDNTEEIEA is encoded by the coding sequence ATGGCACATCCAAAGAGAAAAATCTCGAAAACCAGAAGAGATAAAAGAAGGACACATTATAAAGCTTCGGTACCTAAAATAGCTACAGATCCTACAACAGGAGAGGCGCATTTGTACCACAGAGCACACTGGCATGAAGGTAAACTATATTACCGAGGCCAGGTATTAATTGACAATACCGAAGAAATAGAAGCTTAA
- a CDS encoding riboflavin synthase — protein MFTGIIEEVGEVSRLETEGGNMHFSIKATMTPELKIDQSVAHNGVCLTVVSIEDNEYTVTAVAETLQKTNLKHLEKDAPVNLERGMKLGDRLDGHIVQGHVDQTATCKKVQEKDGSWEFTFEYDFSLQNITIEKGSITINGVSLTVVNSKKNEFSVAIIPYTYEHTTFKNLTEGATVNLEFDVIGKYVKRLQELK, from the coding sequence ATGTTTACCGGAATTATTGAAGAAGTAGGAGAAGTAAGCCGCTTAGAAACCGAAGGTGGAAATATGCATTTTAGCATAAAGGCAACTATGACGCCTGAATTAAAAATAGACCAGAGTGTAGCCCATAACGGTGTATGCTTAACGGTAGTTTCAATTGAAGATAATGAATACACTGTAACTGCAGTAGCTGAAACTTTGCAAAAAACAAATTTAAAGCACCTGGAAAAAGATGCGCCGGTAAACCTGGAACGCGGGATGAAGCTTGGTGATAGACTTGACGGTCATATTGTACAGGGACACGTAGATCAAACGGCGACTTGTAAAAAAGTACAGGAAAAAGATGGTAGCTGGGAATTCACTTTTGAATACGATTTCAGTTTACAAAATATTACCATAGAAAAAGGTTCTATAACGATAAATGGTGTGAGTTTAACTGTTGTAAATTCTAAGAAGAATGAATTTAGTGTGGCTATAATTCCCTACACTTACGAGCACACTACATTTAAAAACCTCACGGAAGGGGCTACTGTAAACCTGGAATTTGATGTTATTGGAAAATACGTTAAGCGATTGCAGGAATTAAAGTAA
- a CDS encoding YceD family protein, with product MRKLAAYTIPFVGLKLGKHQFEYEIDNEFFEHFEYDDLNSANVKIDLLLEKKTTMMELTFEASGAVNVNCDITNEPYNQPIDGSLFLVVKFGDEFNDENEDLLVLPHGEFEVNIQQYIYELIVLSIPLKRVHPGVEDGTLESDVLDKLEELSINNNENKNDEDEIDPRWDKLKNLLNDK from the coding sequence ATGAGGAAATTAGCAGCGTATACAATTCCTTTTGTGGGATTAAAGCTGGGAAAACACCAGTTTGAATACGAGATTGATAATGAGTTCTTTGAGCATTTTGAGTACGACGATCTAAACAGTGCTAATGTTAAAATAGATTTGTTGTTAGAAAAGAAAACAACAATGATGGAGCTTACTTTTGAAGCTTCGGGTGCTGTAAACGTAAATTGTGACATTACCAACGAGCCATATAACCAGCCTATAGATGGCAGTTTATTTTTGGTTGTAAAGTTTGGTGATGAATTTAACGATGAAAATGAAGATTTACTAGTTTTGCCGCACGGTGAATTTGAAGTAAATATTCAGCAATATATTTACGAACTTATAGTTTTGTCTATACCATTAAAAAGGGTTCATCCCGGGGTAGAAGACGGTACTTTAGAATCTGATGTACTTGATAAACTTGAAGAATTAAGTATTAATAACAACGAGAATAAAAATGATGAGGATGAAATAGATCCTCGCTGGGATAAATTAAAAAACTTATTAAACGATAAATAA
- the bglX gene encoding beta-glucosidase BglX translates to MKKLNLLGFFLLGCFMVNAQDSTIQSSVRNVEIKVDSVLALMTLEEKVGQLVQYNGSWDLTGPASQMNNKQKEENLKAGKVGAMLNVLSVEATREAQKLVMENSRLKIPLMFGYDVIHGYTTIFPVPLAETASWDLEAMKRTAAIAALESAANGVNWTFSPMIDVSRDARWGRIMEGSGEDPFLTAKVAVAKIKGYQSDDLSNPKSIAATAKHFAGYGFGEAGRDYNTVHIGENELHNTILPPFKAAAEAGVATFMNAFNDIDGTPATGHKILQRDVLKRDWNWDGFIVSDWGSIPEMIAHGFAKDKMQAAQIALNAGSDMDMEGGAYESSLVELVENDKVTLDYIDDAVKRVLRVKFKLGLFDDPYLYSNVELLEEISFEEHKNVARDVAKKSIVLLKNENELLPIKESVKKIAVIGPLADDKDTPIGNWRAQGEANSAVSLLEGIQANINENVAISYAKGADLGMGERSFLMPLKINETDTSGFQEAINTASEADLVIMALGEDAFQTGEGRSQVNVGIAGVQQELLEEIYKVNKNIVLVLINGRPLEITWASENIPAIVEAWQLGSESGNAIADVLLGNYNPSGKLPVSFPRAVGQEPLYYNQKSTGRPSNPEHVTYSGYTDEKKDALYPFGFGLSYTTFEYGNLELSSEEMNNDQSIQASITLKNTGDVEGKEIAQLYLRDLVASTTRPVKELKGFEAVSLAPGESKTVTFEIDEEMLQFYNANRKWESEEGEFEVFIGGNSNDLKKASFTLKK, encoded by the coding sequence ATGAAAAAACTAAATTTATTAGGGTTTTTCCTGTTAGGCTGTTTTATGGTCAATGCACAGGATTCAACCATACAAAGTTCGGTTAGAAATGTAGAAATCAAAGTAGATTCGGTTTTAGCATTAATGACCCTTGAAGAGAAAGTAGGACAACTTGTGCAGTACAATGGCAGTTGGGATCTTACGGGACCTGCTTCACAAATGAATAACAAACAAAAGGAGGAAAACCTTAAAGCCGGAAAAGTAGGCGCTATGCTTAATGTACTTTCGGTAGAAGCTACCAGGGAAGCACAAAAGCTGGTGATGGAAAATTCACGGTTAAAAATTCCGTTGATGTTCGGCTATGATGTAATTCATGGGTATACCACGATTTTTCCTGTTCCTCTGGCAGAAACTGCCAGTTGGGATCTTGAAGCTATGAAAAGGACCGCAGCAATCGCTGCTCTGGAATCGGCAGCAAACGGAGTTAACTGGACTTTTTCGCCTATGATAGATGTTTCGCGAGATGCGCGTTGGGGTAGAATTATGGAAGGTTCTGGGGAAGATCCTTTTCTAACTGCAAAAGTGGCGGTTGCCAAAATAAAAGGTTATCAAAGTGACGATCTTTCAAACCCAAAAAGTATAGCTGCAACGGCTAAACATTTTGCAGGCTACGGTTTTGGAGAAGCCGGTCGGGATTATAATACGGTCCATATTGGAGAGAACGAACTTCATAATACCATTCTTCCGCCTTTTAAAGCTGCGGCTGAAGCAGGAGTTGCTACGTTTATGAATGCCTTTAATGATATAGATGGTACTCCAGCCACTGGTCACAAAATCCTTCAAAGGGATGTTTTAAAAAGAGATTGGAACTGGGACGGATTTATAGTTTCAGATTGGGGCTCTATTCCCGAAATGATAGCACACGGTTTTGCTAAAGATAAAATGCAGGCCGCACAAATCGCTTTAAACGCGGGCAGTGATATGGATATGGAAGGCGGGGCTTACGAATCTAGCCTTGTTGAACTTGTTGAGAACGATAAGGTGACCCTGGATTATATTGATGACGCGGTAAAAAGAGTACTAAGAGTGAAATTTAAACTCGGACTTTTTGATGATCCATATTTATATTCTAATGTAGAACTTTTAGAAGAGATCTCGTTTGAAGAGCATAAAAATGTAGCTAGAGACGTGGCTAAAAAATCTATTGTTCTTTTAAAGAATGAAAATGAGTTACTTCCAATAAAAGAGTCGGTTAAAAAGATTGCGGTTATTGGTCCGTTGGCTGATGATAAAGATACACCTATTGGTAACTGGAGAGCCCAGGGAGAAGCTAATTCAGCAGTTTCCTTGCTGGAAGGAATTCAAGCTAATATCAATGAAAATGTAGCGATCAGCTATGCTAAAGGTGCAGACCTTGGTATGGGTGAACGAAGTTTTTTAATGCCGTTAAAAATTAATGAAACCGATACATCAGGATTCCAGGAAGCTATTAATACAGCTTCAGAAGCCGATTTGGTAATTATGGCACTTGGTGAAGATGCATTTCAAACCGGGGAAGGAAGGAGCCAGGTAAATGTTGGTATAGCAGGAGTTCAGCAAGAATTGCTTGAGGAAATTTATAAAGTGAACAAGAATATTGTTTTGGTTTTGATAAACGGAAGACCTTTGGAAATTACCTGGGCGTCAGAAAATATCCCGGCTATTGTTGAAGCCTGGCAATTAGGTTCAGAAAGCGGAAATGCGATTGCCGATGTTTTACTGGGAAATTATAATCCTTCAGGAAAACTTCCGGTTTCTTTCCCGCGCGCCGTAGGCCAGGAACCGCTTTACTATAATCAAAAAAGTACAGGACGTCCTTCTAATCCCGAACACGTGACCTATTCTGGTTATACCGATGAGAAAAAAGATGCACTTTATCCTTTTGGTTTCGGACTTAGTTATACAACATTCGAATATGGGAATTTAGAACTTTCTTCAGAAGAAATGAATAACGATCAAAGTATCCAGGCAAGTATAACTTTGAAGAATACCGGTGATGTTGAAGGAAAAGAGATCGCTCAGCTTTATTTGCGAGATCTTGTGGCGAGTACCACCAGGCCGGTAAAAGAATTAAAAGGATTTGAAGCGGTAAGTTTAGCTCCCGGGGAATCTAAAACAGTCACTTTTGAAATTGATGAAGAAATGCTTCAGTTTTATAATGCTAATAGAAAATGGGAATCTGAAGAAGGAGAATTTGAAGTTTTTATAGGCGGAAATTCTAATGATCTTAAGAAAGCCAGCTTTACTTTAAAAAAATAA
- the pdxA gene encoding 4-hydroxythreonine-4-phosphate dehydrogenase PdxA has protein sequence MKHAEKVKLGISIGDLNGIGSEIMLKTFDDSRMLDFCTPVIFASTKVLTFLKKHFNLSLNYQGIDEASKAIDGKINVVNVWKEGVDINFGEEDPKIGEYAFKSLQAATKALKENEIDVLVTAPINKHSIQSAEFNFPGHTDYLAKELEGESLMFMITDTLKIGLLTDHVALKDIANTITPELIEKKLNIIQETLKQDFRVQKPKIAVLGINPHSGDNGVIGKEDEEILKPTLQKLRDKGDLVFGPFSADSFFGSKNYVNFDAVVASYHDQGLIPFKTLSFGNGVNFTAGLSKVRTSPDHGTAFEIAGTNSANINSFKEAVFRAIEIYKCREEYKELTENPLKKQGRKL, from the coding sequence ATGAAGCACGCAGAAAAGGTGAAATTAGGAATAAGCATAGGAGATTTAAATGGAATTGGAAGTGAAATAATGCTTAAAACCTTTGATGATTCCAGGATGTTAGATTTCTGTACGCCGGTAATCTTTGCTTCTACTAAGGTGCTTACTTTTTTAAAGAAACATTTTAATCTTTCTCTCAATTACCAGGGAATAGACGAAGCGTCTAAAGCTATAGACGGGAAAATTAACGTGGTGAATGTTTGGAAAGAAGGGGTAGATATCAATTTTGGAGAAGAAGATCCTAAAATTGGGGAATATGCTTTTAAATCGCTTCAAGCCGCAACTAAAGCGCTAAAAGAAAATGAAATTGATGTGTTGGTTACTGCACCAATAAATAAACACAGCATACAATCGGCTGAATTTAATTTTCCCGGCCATACCGATTATTTAGCGAAAGAGTTAGAAGGCGAAAGCCTTATGTTTATGATCACCGATACCTTGAAAATTGGTTTACTTACAGATCACGTAGCTTTAAAAGATATAGCCAATACTATTACGCCAGAATTAATTGAAAAGAAACTAAACATAATTCAGGAAACCTTAAAACAGGATTTTAGAGTTCAAAAACCTAAAATTGCTGTTTTAGGAATCAATCCGCATAGTGGTGATAATGGTGTTATTGGAAAAGAGGATGAAGAGATTTTAAAGCCTACGCTTCAGAAATTACGAGATAAAGGCGATCTTGTTTTCGGTCCATTTTCGGCCGATAGCTTTTTCGGTTCAAAAAATTACGTGAATTTTGATGCAGTAGTTGCCTCTTATCATGACCAGGGATTAATTCCATTTAAAACACTTTCTTTTGGAAATGGGGTGAATTTCACCGCCGGTTTAAGTAAAGTAAGGACTTCACCAGACCATGGAACGGCCTTTGAAATTGCCGGGACAAATTCTGCAAATATTAATTCTTTTAAAGAAGCTGTTTTTCGCGCTATAGAAATTTATAAATGCCGTGAAGAGTATAAAGAACTCACCGAAAATCCTTTAAAGAAACAGGGTAGAAAGTTATAA
- a CDS encoding Gfo/Idh/MocA family oxidoreductase — MNSRRDFIKKTALGGTALAVGSSAMAMSAKSYRKIIGSNDRINVAIAGLGRRLGAYFDPIARKDSNVELLYLCDVMESQRVNALERFSEHIDYSPKLENDIRKVLEDKKLDAIINATPDHWHTPGSIMAMKAGKHVYVEKPSSHNMFENELLVEATKKYGKVVQMGNQQRSSNHTIEIIKDIHEGAIGEVYKAVAFYTNGRGEVPNQKKAPVPQGLDWDLWQGPAPRREYTEETWDYNWHWYGWNYGTAESGNNGTHEMDVARWALQVGIPLRTDAQSAKRHFKDDGWEMYDTMDATFKFANNKVIQWDGKSRNAYDTYGGGRGTIIYGTDGGVFVDREKYVLTNRNGEVIKEYNSASNEAGTALGGGGDMSTAHMINFFDGIRGTAKLNAPIDDANISMTMVHYTNIADQLGRGFDVDDKTGKIFDRDAMKLWGREYAPGWKPEI; from the coding sequence ATGAATTCAAGAAGAGATTTTATAAAAAAAACAGCTTTAGGCGGAACTGCTCTTGCAGTTGGAAGTTCAGCAATGGCAATGAGCGCTAAAAGCTATCGCAAAATTATAGGTTCTAACGACAGGATTAATGTTGCGATAGCAGGTTTGGGAAGAAGGCTTGGGGCCTATTTTGATCCTATTGCAAGAAAGGATTCCAATGTAGAACTCTTGTATTTATGCGATGTAATGGAAAGTCAGCGGGTAAATGCACTGGAGCGGTTTTCAGAACATATAGATTATAGCCCAAAGCTGGAAAACGATATTCGTAAAGTTCTTGAAGATAAAAAGCTTGATGCTATTATAAATGCTACGCCAGATCATTGGCATACTCCAGGCTCTATTATGGCTATGAAAGCCGGAAAGCACGTGTATGTTGAAAAACCTTCCAGTCATAATATGTTTGAAAATGAACTGCTGGTAGAAGCCACCAAAAAATACGGGAAAGTGGTGCAAATGGGTAATCAGCAGCGATCATCAAATCACACTATTGAAATTATAAAAGATATACACGAAGGTGCGATTGGCGAAGTTTATAAAGCGGTGGCCTTTTATACTAATGGACGTGGTGAAGTTCCAAACCAGAAAAAAGCCCCTGTTCCGCAGGGATTAGATTGGGATTTATGGCAGGGCCCTGCACCAAGAAGAGAATATACCGAGGAAACCTGGGATTATAACTGGCACTGGTATGGTTGGAATTACGGTACAGCCGAATCTGGTAATAACGGAACTCACGAGATGGATGTAGCAAGATGGGCCTTGCAAGTGGGAATTCCACTACGTACCGATGCGCAGTCAGCAAAAAGACATTTTAAAGATGACGGTTGGGAAATGTACGACACCATGGATGCCACGTTTAAGTTTGCAAACAATAAAGTTATTCAGTGGGATGGTAAAAGCCGAAATGCCTACGACACCTACGGTGGCGGCCGTGGAACCATAATTTATGGTACCGATGGCGGCGTATTTGTAGATCGTGAGAAATATGTGCTTACCAATAGAAATGGGGAAGTAATAAAGGAATATAACTCTGCATCTAATGAAGCCGGGACGGCACTTGGTGGCGGTGGCGATATGTCTACAGCGCATATGATAAATTTCTTTGATGGGATACGCGGCACAGCCAAATTAAATGCACCTATAGATGATGCCAACATTAGTATGACCATGGTACACTATACCAATATTGCCGATCAACTTGGAAGAGGATTTGATGTAGACGATAAAACAGGAAAGATATTCGACAGGGATGCTATGAAACTTTGGGGCCGTGAATATGCCCCTGGTTGGAAGCCTGAAATTTAA
- a CDS encoding 3-keto-disaccharide hydrolase, which yields MKNLIILLVTAFILTSCAESQKDDTPWKKLFDEENLDGWSKKGGDAEYRVENSAIIGTTAHNTPNTFLTTNKDYEDFILELDFKVHSSMNSGVQIRSNSLDDYMDGRVHGYQVEIDPSDRAWSGGIYDEARRGWLVDLKENPDAQKAFKQNEWNTYRIEAIGDTIKTWINGEPAAHLIDDKTSKGFIALQVHSIGEDAEAGTEVMWKNIKILTEDLDKYSTETPLEPIKTKNSLTTAEKDNGWEMLWDGETTEGWRGARLDEFPEEGWKIEDGVLTVLASGGGESEAGGDIVTKELYGDFELKVDFKITEGANSGIKYFVDTDLNKGPGSSIGLEYQILDDERHPDAKLGNHEGSRTMASLYDLIQANPDKPVNPVGEWNTARIVSKGNKVEHWLNGEKVLEYERKSEEYRQLVSESKYVDWPNFGEANEGHILLQDHGNKVSFKNIKIKAE from the coding sequence ATGAAAAATCTTATCATTCTACTGGTAACTGCATTTATACTTACCAGCTGTGCCGAATCTCAAAAAGACGATACTCCCTGGAAAAAATTATTTGATGAAGAAAATCTGGATGGCTGGTCTAAAAAAGGTGGTGATGCCGAATACCGGGTGGAAAATTCAGCAATAATTGGGACTACGGCCCACAATACCCCGAACACTTTCCTTACCACTAATAAAGATTACGAAGACTTTATTCTGGAGCTGGATTTTAAGGTGCATTCAAGTATGAATTCTGGTGTACAAATAAGAAGCAATAGTTTAGATGATTATATGGATGGCCGGGTACACGGTTACCAGGTAGAAATAGATCCATCAGATCGTGCCTGGAGCGGCGGAATTTATGATGAAGCGCGTCGAGGTTGGTTAGTAGATCTAAAAGAAAACCCGGATGCTCAAAAAGCTTTTAAACAAAATGAATGGAATACCTATAGAATTGAAGCCATTGGCGACACTATTAAAACCTGGATAAATGGTGAGCCCGCAGCGCATTTAATAGACGATAAAACCTCAAAAGGTTTTATTGCCCTGCAGGTACATAGTATTGGCGAAGATGCCGAAGCAGGCACCGAAGTCATGTGGAAAAATATTAAAATTCTTACCGAAGATTTAGATAAATACAGCACTGAAACTCCCCTGGAACCTATTAAAACCAAAAACAGTTTAACTACAGCTGAAAAAGATAACGGCTGGGAAATGTTATGGGATGGTGAAACCACCGAAGGTTGGCGTGGTGCACGTTTAGATGAATTTCCGGAAGAAGGATGGAAAATAGAAGATGGAGTACTTACAGTGTTGGCCAGCGGTGGCGGAGAATCTGAAGCTGGTGGTGATATCGTTACCAAAGAACTTTATGGCGATTTTGAATTAAAAGTAGATTTTAAAATTACTGAAGGCGCCAACTCTGGTATTAAATATTTTGTTGATACCGATTTGAATAAAGGGCCAGGTTCTTCAATAGGTTTGGAATATCAAATTCTTGATGATGAACGGCATCCCGATGCCAAATTGGGTAACCACGAGGGAAGCAGGACCATGGCTTCTTTATATGATTTAATTCAAGCCAATCCCGATAAACCTGTGAACCCTGTAGGAGAATGGAACACCGCTCGTATTGTTTCTAAAGGGAATAAAGTAGAGCACTGGTTAAATGGCGAGAAAGTGCTGGAATATGAGCGGAAAAGTGAAGAATACCGCCAGCTGGTTTCTGAAAGTAAGTATGTAGACTGGCCAAATTTTGGAGAAGCCAATGAAGGTCACATTCTGCTTCAGGACCACGGAAATAAAGTGAGTTTTAAAAACATTAAGATCAAAGCAGAATAA